DNA from Candidatus Acidiferrales bacterium:
GCCAGAGAACAGTGTCGCTACTTCTTGACCGAGCACGTTGTAAACCTTCAACGTGGTGTAGCCTGTCTTGTCAACCGAATATGTGACCTTTGTCGACGGGTTGAACGGATTCGGGAAGTTCTGGTCTAATCTGAACTTGTTTGCGACAGGAGGCGCCGGCTGTTTCACGCCAACGAGAACGTTCGCTGAGCTCAGAATGGCATTGCCCCAATGGCTCGTGTTCTGCCAATCGTCGTCCGTCTTCGACGGATTCCACCACTTCGTGAGGTGTATCCTACCGCTTCCATCGTTATCATCGGTCTGAAGTTCGAAGCTGAACCTGGTGCCGCCTGCAGCAAGTATGCCGAGGCTATCCAGCGAGAACTGGAATTGCACGGCATATCCGCTCATAGAGCTGAATATGCTGTCATTCGGAATGTTCGGGAGAACTTTCCACGTATACTCCATGCCATGCTTGACTCCATTTTCCACCGAGTCAACGTTCTGCGGCGGCCTGCACTCAAATTGATGAGCGCCGGCGATAGCACTTAAGCTCGAACCGCCAACGTGAGTGTTACCATTGTCGGTGTAGAACTCAATACCGTCCATCTGCCAGTCAGTCGCAGAGACACTATCAACGAAGTTGTCATATACAATGAAGAATCCGTATACGTTATTGTCATCATACAATCCATAGAATCTCCATGACTGATCTTGTGGGTCGGTCGGCAAAGCAAGGCCTCCGTAGGTCAAACCGCCAGGGGTAGCCTGGTTTGCGTCGCTCCAAACATTCTCTGATGGACCGCCGTTGGGAGCAACGTCAGCGGTAAGAGTAGGCGCTTTCGTTGTATGCAGGAATACGTATGAACATGCGTTGTCAACGTACTCGCCAGTGGTGGAGTCGCCAAGCACTGCATCACCCCAATGCTGGGTGTTTTGCCAATCATCATCGACCCCGCTGCCGTTCGCCCACTTGGAGAGGTGAATACGGCCAGCTCCATCGTTGTCATCCTGCTGCAATTCGAGACTGACCTTTGTCCCTGCTTGCGCTACTACGCTTAGACTGTCCAGCGGAATCTGGAATTCGCAGAACCAGCCGGTCGGGCCGCCGTTGTTGGCGGAGGCTGTGTCGACGAACCAAATGTATTGGACGCCATGCTTATAGGCGTTTTCGACCGAATCTATGTTCTGTGGAGGTCTGAAGCAGAACTGATAAGCGTTGGGAATAGCACTTAAGCTTGATCCCGGTACATGGGTATTGCCCGCATCCATGTAGAACTCATCGCCGTCCATTTGCCAGTCTGTAGCGGACACGGAATCGATAAAGTTGTCACAGGAATAGAACAAGCCATAGAGGTTCTTGTCATCCCACAATAATTTTACCCATCCCGAGAGGTCTGTCCAATCCGATGGATGAGAAGACCCGTAGTTGAAATACTGTAGAGGCTGACCATCGATCGCATTCCAAACTGTGTCGATCTGATAGTCGAGCTTCGGCGCGATTTCAGTCTTCGGAATAACCCATACATTGTTGCCTACTTTGGACACTGTGTTCTTATGGACCACCTTCGCCTGGGCGAAACTGGCCAACATAGCAAAACACACGACCACTAGCAACATTTTACCTAGTCTCATTGTTTTGTCTCCTTACGTAAGGTTTGTGATAGATTTTAGTTGTCTGCAAACTAATTGGTTGTTGAAAATCCCTCTAGTATCACCCTGAGCTGCGACTTCCCATGTGCAACCTCCTGATGGGGCCTTTCTCAGAATCTCAAAACGAGCGAGGTTCCGAATGCAATCCGGAGCGACAGACTCATCCTTCAGATTTTCCAACAGCCTTCCAACTCTCTTCCCTTCCTTCAACCACCTCCTTTCGGAAAGACCGCCGTCATTCCGATTTTTGATATTGCATGACTTAATGTTCTGTTTAGAAAAAAAGGTCATGTTCACAGTCCGCGACCAAGATACGGCGCGCCGTTCAGCGGTGTGCCGTCTTCTTTCGCCATTCCCATCCTGTAGAACCTGACGGCCGTCGCGGACGCTGTCTTGCCTCTGCTCAAATATAGATATTTGTCATTTCCCCAAATCAGCTGATCTATGCCATTTGGAAGAATGTTATCATGATAGTACGATACGAGCACTCCATTATCCAGTGCATATAATGAGCAAGTCAACGAGCTCCCTGAAACAGAGATGACAACTGAGCCATCAGATCCGACATTGAACGAGGTCAAGGCGTTGCTTGTCGTAAAACCTGTATCTTTCGAGATATCATAAAGTACCTCGTGATTGCCCAGATTCCCAACCGAACTGATCAGACTCCTAGATAATGTAGTGAAATGGGCCGGAGTCCCGGTGCCTGTAATGGCATATAGATATGTGTTTCCGTCGGCATCCTTAATCACGCGGACCTCTCCAAATGTGAGGCCACTGAAATCGCCGGCAGTCTGAGATGTCCCGTCGGTTTTTATGCAGTACAGGCCTTTCGTATTTCCCGTATAAATGTCACCGTTCGCGTCAAAATCAAAATAGCCCACGGTCTTCTGCTGCGACGTTACTCCGGCGAAGACCTTGGGGACCGTGGTATCCATGTCCAGTTGATATATCTTGTTAGATGCACTGCTGTTGAAAGACGCATACAGAAAGCCGCCCGGACCAACTTTTAAATCAATGAAGGTGGAAGCAAAATCGGTCTTGACGCCGCCGATTTTCGGCTTAAAGTAAGAAGTATCCCTGACCCGACTCAAGCTTGTGCCATCTGACGAAAGCTTATATAGAGAACAGCCGGGAACCGATACATAGCCTCCGATCCACAATGTATCTCCTTTGCCTGCATCCATCACAAGAAAGGTTGGGATTGCACTCAGGTCTGCGGTAGTAAAGGGGGCCTCCATAGCGTAAGGGATGGTAACGCTGGAATCTGCCGCCGGGATAACTACGTTCAATGTTGAGGAACCAAAGTTAGGCGGCCGGTAGATAACAATTGTATCGGCAGGTGAACCCACCGAGAGGCGTTTTATATTTGCCCGCTGTGTGCCGAACCAGACCCAATCCGAATCGGGATCTGCCGAAAAATTCTGTCCGACGATCGTAATTTCTCGTACTCCCGCAATTGCGGTACTTGCAGGCAGAACTCCGGTAATGACTGCTCCCGAGGCGTATTTTTGGTTGGGATTCCATACCGACGTCGGAGCATTATACTTATTGCAGGAGCCTATGGCGAGTCCGAAAACAACCGAACTCAAAATTAAGTATGTGAGTTTTCTAAGTTTCATGTTCATGCCATTCCATTACATTGAAAAAGTGACTGTAAATCGTTGGATGCTATTCAAATACTTGAACGGAGTGTAGGAATAATCGATGTTAAAGTTAACCGAAGATATTCCCAGCCCGGCAGAAGAGATACCGAGACCATAAGTTACTCCATCTTCGTCGTCACCCGTAATGTACCCCCCCCTCAGTGCAATTACATTCATGAATTTGTACTCTGCACCCAGTTTTATCTGTTCCGGATGGGCGGTAGGATGGGTGACATCACAAGAAAGCAGGAACGCCTGATTTGGCCCCGCCACTTCGTAAAAATCAAGGAGATTGGCCGAGATCCCGAAAGTAAACAACAACGGGAGCTGGAATGCTTCCTGCTCATATTTTACGTCCTGAGAGAAATTTCTGACCGACATACCAAAGTTAAGGCTCTTGATCCCTGTCTTAAAAATTGTTCCGAAATCATAAGCGACGGTACTGGCAACATTCTGCTTGGTTGTAAAGGTGTTGCCGTTGGGAACTATACTTTTACCCAGCGACTGATAGACAAGCTTAACCTGCCCGCCGACTCCGAACTGCGTACTAATCATATCTGCATATGCAATTCCCGCCTCGAAAGCCGAAGGAGTCAATAGCTCGGTGTCTATATACCCCTGGTCGTTTTGCGCGACCACGGTCCCTTCAACATCACCGTAATTAACTGATTGGAAAGACAATCCAACCACTCCGTACCTTCCGGAGAGAGGAGAAACAATCGCATCAAGTGCCATATATTTGATACCGGCGATCCAGGAATTGATACTGAAATCGATGTTAACCAGGGATTGTACATCGCCCATGGTCGACGGGTTATGAGACAACGCTCCGGTGTATCCATCGAGAGAGTTTACCGCATCTCCAATGGCGCTGGCCCGCGCATCTGAGGATACAAGGAGAAAATTGAAACCGGTTTGTGCCAACTTCGTCTGCCCAAACGATAGAGAAGTAAGCAATCCGATTAGAATGATCATTCCGAAAATCTTTTGGATAGTTAACGGTATTGCTAGTAATCTATTCACCTTTGTTCTCCTTATCGAATTACATA
Protein-coding regions in this window:
- a CDS encoding PorV/PorQ family protein, which encodes MNRLLAIPLTIQKIFGMIILIGLLTSLSFGQTKLAQTGFNFLLVSSDARASAIGDAVNSLDGYTGALSHNPSTMGDVQSLVNIDFSINSWIAGIKYMALDAIVSPLSGRYGVVGLSFQSVNYGDVEGTVVAQNDQGYIDTELLTPSAFEAGIAYADMISTQFGVGGQVKLVYQSLGKSIVPNGNTFTTKQNVASTVAYDFGTIFKTGIKSLNFGMSVRNFSQDVKYEQEAFQLPLLFTFGISANLLDFYEVAGPNQAFLLSCDVTHPTAHPEQIKLGAEYKFMNVIALRGGYITGDDEDGVTYGLGISSAGLGISSVNFNIDYSYTPFKYLNSIQRFTVTFSM
- a CDS encoding IPT/TIG domain-containing protein, with amino-acid sequence MKLRKLTYLILSSVVFGLAIGSCNKYNAPTSVWNPNQKYASGAVITGVLPASTAIAGVREITIVGQNFSADPDSDWVWFGTQRANIKRLSVGSPADTIVIYRPPNFGSSTLNVVIPAADSSVTIPYAMEAPFTTADLSAIPTFLVMDAGKGDTLWIGGYVSVPGCSLYKLSSDGTSLSRVRDTSYFKPKIGGVKTDFASTFIDLKVGPGGFLYASFNSSASNKIYQLDMDTTVPKVFAGVTSQQKTVGYFDFDANGDIYTGNTKGLYCIKTDGTSQTAGDFSGLTFGEVRVIKDADGNTYLYAITGTGTPAHFTTLSRSLISSVGNLGNHEVLYDISKDTGFTTSNALTSFNVGSDGSVVISVSGSSLTCSLYALDNGVLVSYYHDNILPNGIDQLIWGNDKYLYLSRGKTASATAVRFYRMGMAKEDGTPLNGAPYLGRGL
- a CDS encoding sugar-binding protein, which encodes MRLGKMLLVVVCFAMLASFAQAKVVHKNTVSKVGNNVWVIPKTEIAPKLDYQIDTVWNAIDGQPLQYFNYGSSHPSDWTDLSGWVKLLWDDKNLYGLFYSCDNFIDSVSATDWQMDGDEFYMDAGNTHVPGSSLSAIPNAYQFCFRPPQNIDSVENAYKHGVQYIWFVDTASANNGGPTGWFCEFQIPLDSLSVVAQAGTKVSLELQQDDNDGAGRIHLSKWANGSGVDDDWQNTQHWGDAVLGDSTTGEYVDNACSYVFLHTTKAPTLTADVAPNGGPSENVWSDANQATPGGLTYGGLALPTDPQDQSWRFYGLYDDNNVYGFFIVYDNFVDSVSATDWQMDGIEFYTDNGNTHVGGSSLSAIAGAHQFECRPPQNVDSVENGVKHGMEYTWKVLPNIPNDSIFSSMSGYAVQFQFSLDSLGILAAGGTRFSFELQTDDNDGSGRIHLTKWWNPSKTDDDWQNTSHWGNAILSSANVLVGVKQPAPPVANKFRLDQNFPNPFNPSTKVTYSVDKTGYTTLKVYNVLGQEVATLFSGVRSAGQEYTATFDASRLTSGVYFYKLEAGNQMLVKKMMLLK